In Sphingomonas crocodyli, a genomic segment contains:
- a CDS encoding AsmA family protein codes for MVVEPHPPITVPETDKNPVRRRRDPANTTLAVGVGIVATIIGLIVLAWFVLYVTKGRFLKNTFENVASRMAERDIKVAGDFQFYFDVIDAKFLADGMTISNPKGATWATKPNFFEAKHIETRIKTIPLIFGERRAEWLVLDGGRVDAEWSPDKKNTWTFGDPNKKGEPFQWPIIGRANVTDTEVRYIDPALFVKVDVKVGDIAAGDTRIDGKVPFTGEGTLRDKPFTMEGAILSPNSTVTFGRTQFEMHAKSGATYLDLNGTLPAATQIEGSDLNLKVRGPNIRYLFDFLGVAAPDTRNYLFTSKLTKAGDEWRFTRINGRYGASDLAGKMTISFPNDRLFLNAVLNSKLVDIIDVGPFIGYEPTALATKGPTAAVVQTGATPRVLPDAPLRMDAISHFDAHILYKVKDFRNPKFPISNVDLTFDLKDKLMVLSPFTLDIAGGRLASDISINARVPSVITDYDIRLSPTPMGKLLAGFGVTQNGTTGTIKARVQMKGTGDTLRDSLATSNGRIAIILPRGTFWTQYVQLAEFDIGVFVQKLFEDKLKKPIEINCGLIAFTVKNGVAAADPILIDTTKNVMTAKGGFSFKDESLDMAFRADGKKFSLFSGQSPVGIRGYFAEPGINIISPQLLARGGAGVALGVVASPLAAVLAFVDPGDAKAAACGPILAGASTAAQRTAKGERRKDTGNVSENRQQAGDRKQPTTLIK; via the coding sequence ATGGTAGTAGAGCCCCACCCGCCGATCACGGTGCCCGAAACGGACAAAAACCCCGTCCGCCGGCGTCGCGACCCCGCCAATACCACGCTGGCGGTGGGGGTGGGCATCGTCGCGACGATCATTGGCCTGATCGTCCTCGCCTGGTTCGTGCTCTACGTCACCAAGGGTCGTTTCCTGAAGAACACCTTTGAAAATGTCGCGAGCCGGATGGCCGAACGCGACATCAAGGTGGCAGGCGACTTCCAATTCTATTTCGACGTCATCGACGCCAAATTCCTGGCCGACGGGATGACGATTTCCAATCCCAAGGGCGCGACCTGGGCGACCAAGCCCAATTTCTTCGAAGCGAAGCATATCGAGACGCGGATCAAGACGATCCCGCTGATCTTTGGCGAGCGGCGCGCGGAGTGGCTGGTGCTCGATGGCGGGCGCGTCGATGCTGAATGGTCGCCGGACAAGAAGAACACCTGGACCTTCGGCGATCCGAACAAGAAGGGCGAGCCGTTCCAGTGGCCGATCATCGGCCGCGCGAACGTCACCGATACCGAGGTTCGCTATATCGATCCGGCTTTGTTCGTGAAGGTCGACGTCAAGGTCGGCGATATCGCGGCGGGCGACACGCGGATCGACGGCAAGGTGCCGTTCACCGGCGAAGGCACGCTGCGCGACAAGCCGTTCACGATGGAAGGCGCGATCCTCAGCCCCAATTCGACCGTGACCTTCGGTCGCACGCAGTTCGAAATGCATGCGAAGTCGGGCGCGACCTATCTGGATCTGAACGGCACGCTGCCGGCCGCGACGCAGATCGAGGGATCGGACCTGAACCTGAAGGTGCGCGGCCCGAACATCCGCTACCTGTTCGATTTCCTGGGCGTCGCTGCGCCCGATACGCGCAATTACCTCTTCACGTCGAAACTGACCAAGGCGGGCGACGAGTGGCGCTTCACCCGGATCAACGGTCGCTATGGCGCGTCCGATCTGGCGGGCAAGATGACGATCAGCTTCCCGAACGATCGGCTGTTCCTTAATGCCGTGCTCAATTCGAAGCTGGTCGACATCATCGATGTCGGGCCGTTCATCGGTTACGAGCCGACCGCGCTGGCGACCAAGGGGCCGACTGCGGCAGTCGTGCAGACCGGCGCCACGCCGCGCGTCCTGCCCGATGCGCCGCTGCGCATGGATGCGATCAGCCATTTCGACGCGCACATCCTGTATAAGGTGAAGGATTTCCGGAATCCCAAGTTCCCGATCTCCAATGTCGATCTGACCTTCGATCTGAAGGACAAGTTGATGGTGCTGTCGCCCTTCACGCTCGACATTGCGGGCGGGCGGCTGGCGTCAGATATCTCGATCAATGCGCGCGTGCCCTCGGTCATCACCGATTATGACATCCGCCTGTCGCCGACCCCGATGGGCAAGCTGCTCGCGGGCTTCGGCGTCACGCAGAATGGCACGACCGGCACGATCAAGGCGCGCGTCCAGATGAAGGGCACCGGCGATACGCTGCGCGATTCGCTCGCCACGTCGAATGGCCGGATCGCGATCATCCTGCCGCGCGGCACCTTCTGGACCCAGTACGTCCAGCTGGCCGAGTTCGATATCGGCGTGTTCGTGCAGAAGCTGTTCGAGGATAAGCTCAAGAAGCCGATCGAGATCAATTGCGGCCTGATCGCTTTCACCGTGAAGAATGGCGTCGCGGCGGCCGATCCGATCCTGATCGACACGACCAAGAACGTCATGACGGCCAAGGGCGGCTTCAGCTTCAAGGATGAAAGCCTCGACATGGCGTTCCGCGCCGACGGCAAGAAGTTCAGCCTGTTCTCGGGCCAGTCGCCGGTTGGCATCCGCGGCTATTTTGCCGAGCCGGGGATCAACATCATCAGCCCGCAGCTTCTGGCGCGCGGCGGCGCGGGCGTGGCGCTGGGCGTCGTCGCAAGTCCGCTCGCGGCCGTCCTCGCGTTCGTCGATCCGGGCGATGCCAAGGCGGCGGCGTGCGGCCCGATCCTCGCGGGCGCCAGCACCGCCGCGCAGCGCACCGCCAAGGGCGAGCGCCGCAAGGATACGGGCAACGTCTCCGAAAACCGTCAGCAGGCCGGCGACCGCAAGCAGCCGACGACGTTGATCAAGTGA
- the rpmI gene encoding 50S ribosomal protein L35 encodes MPKLKTKSGVKKRFKLTATGKIKHGVAGKRHRLISHNAKYIRQNRGTSVLAEADTARVKLWAPYGLN; translated from the coding sequence ATGCCCAAGCTGAAGACCAAGAGCGGCGTGAAGAAGCGCTTCAAGCTCACGGCCACCGGCAAGATCAAGCACGGCGTCGCTGGCAAGCGTCACCGCCTGATCAGCCACAACGCCAAGTATATCCGCCAGAATCGTGGCACCAGTGTTCTCGCCGAAGCCGATACGGCTCGCGTGAAGCTCTGGGCGCCGTACGGCCTGAACTAA
- the rplT gene encoding 50S ribosomal protein L20, whose product MARVKRGVTTHAKHKRVLEQAKGYYGRRKNTIRIAKQAVEKAGQYAYRDRKVKKRSFRALWIQRINAAVRAEGLTYGVFMHGLKLAGVELDRKVLADLAMHEGAAFSAIIAQAKAALPADARVAA is encoded by the coding sequence ATGGCACGCGTCAAGAGGGGTGTAACCACCCACGCAAAGCACAAGCGCGTTCTTGAACAGGCGAAGGGCTATTATGGCCGCCGCAAGAACACGATCCGTATCGCCAAGCAGGCCGTCGAAAAGGCCGGCCAGTACGCCTATCGCGACCGCAAGGTTAAGAAGCGTTCGTTCCGCGCCCTGTGGATCCAGCGCATCAACGCCGCGGTCCGCGCCGAAGGCCTGACCTATGGCGTGTTCATGCACGGCCTGAAGCTGGCCGGCGTCGAACTGGACCGGAAGGTCCTGGCCGATCTGGCGATGCACGAAGGTGCAGCTTTCAGCGCGATCATCGCGCAGGCGAAGGCAGCCCTTCCGGCGGACGCCCGCGTCGCGGCATAA
- a CDS encoding S1/P1 nuclease: MVTRLILILIAGLSSLLAAAPAYAWWEYGHETVATIALHEVNPKARAEIKALLAKSALLETPTCPAKTIEQASVWADCIKPMRDRFSYIYSWHYQNMDVCKPFDLKAACPDGNCVARQIERNARLLKDRSQPVRVRVEALALLVHFMGDLAQPLHAGDRHDRGGNDTKANYGALKNTNIHSIWDGLLADRAISTPVGGPMGILAEVPAADRPAMAQGSVEDWSRESWQVAHDAYAALLGGDGCGPSPAEKPTLTNETIQALIPVLRLQVARGGIRLARLLNEALS, from the coding sequence ATCGTGACGCGCCTGATCCTCATCCTCATCGCCGGGCTTTCGAGCCTCCTTGCCGCCGCGCCCGCTTATGCCTGGTGGGAATATGGGCATGAGACGGTCGCGACGATCGCGCTGCACGAGGTGAACCCGAAGGCGCGCGCCGAGATAAAGGCGCTGCTCGCCAAATCGGCTCTGCTCGAAACGCCGACCTGCCCGGCCAAGACGATCGAGCAGGCGTCGGTCTGGGCCGACTGCATCAAGCCGATGCGCGACCGCTTCAGCTATATTTATAGCTGGCATTATCAAAATATGGACGTGTGCAAGCCGTTTGATCTGAAGGCGGCCTGCCCCGACGGCAATTGCGTCGCCCGACAGATCGAGCGCAATGCGCGGCTGCTTAAGGATCGCAGCCAGCCCGTCCGCGTGCGCGTCGAGGCGCTGGCGCTGCTCGTCCACTTCATGGGCGATCTGGCGCAGCCGCTCCACGCCGGCGACCGGCACGATCGCGGCGGCAACGATACCAAGGCGAATTACGGCGCGTTGAAGAACACCAACATCCATTCGATCTGGGATGGCCTGCTCGCCGATCGCGCGATCTCGACTCCCGTTGGTGGGCCGATGGGGATTTTGGCCGAGGTGCCCGCGGCCGATCGGCCGGCGATGGCGCAAGGCTCGGTCGAGGATTGGAGCCGCGAAAGCTGGCAGGTCGCGCACGACGCTTATGCCGCGCTGCTCGGCGGCGACGGCTGCGGTCCCTCCCCGGCGGAGAAGCCGACGTTGACCAACGAGACAATCCAGGCGCTGATCCCGGTCCTGCGCCTGCAGGTCGCGCGTGGCGGCATCCGGCTTGCGCGGCTGCTGAACGAGGCGTTGTCCTAA
- a CDS encoding phospholipase D-like domain-containing protein, with protein sequence MTMTTMFGRFCLAATALLLPIGAAHAKFEIPGFELVHTAPVETSLATADLRDPTTVWCEMFDAAKSTIDIEQFYISGQSGEPLDRVIASLEAAGKRGVKIRFLMEEKGQGASDQATIDKVKAIPNLTFRMLSWAKVNGSGIIHAKYFVVDGKAAFVGSQNFDWRALKHIDETGLKITQAKMVGQLQRIFDHDWAAVPLTIAGQPVPRLRDTIYAPIDAKAFLVASPNAYDPADVADSQAALVKLIGAAKREIRVEVMEYSANAFGGGTYTVIDDALRAAAERGVKVQLLVADWTMWPNNLPSLERLDNLPTAEVRVASIPQASTGFIPFTRVVHTKVMTIDDEIAWVGTSNWEGGYLDNSRNLEIVLRDRTMAKRLGAMETRLWDSPYAKPFAQAKLIPRPNTKEAAAAAN encoded by the coding sequence ATGACGATGACAACGATGTTCGGCCGTTTCTGCCTCGCGGCGACCGCGCTGTTGCTCCCGATCGGCGCGGCGCACGCCAAGTTCGAGATTCCGGGCTTCGAACTGGTCCACACCGCGCCCGTCGAAACCAGCCTCGCCACCGCCGACCTGCGCGATCCGACGACGGTGTGGTGCGAGATGTTCGATGCCGCAAAGTCGACGATCGATATCGAGCAATTCTACATTTCCGGGCAGAGCGGCGAACCGCTCGACCGCGTGATCGCCTCGCTCGAGGCCGCGGGCAAACGCGGGGTGAAAATCCGCTTCCTGATGGAGGAGAAGGGGCAAGGCGCCTCCGATCAGGCGACGATCGACAAGGTGAAGGCGATCCCCAACCTGACCTTCCGGATGCTCAGCTGGGCCAAGGTCAACGGATCGGGCATCATCCACGCCAAATATTTCGTCGTCGACGGCAAGGCCGCATTCGTCGGCAGCCAGAATTTCGATTGGCGCGCGCTCAAGCATATCGACGAGACCGGGCTGAAGATCACGCAGGCCAAGATGGTCGGCCAGCTGCAGCGCATCTTCGACCATGACTGGGCCGCCGTGCCGCTGACCATCGCCGGCCAGCCGGTGCCCAGGCTGCGCGACACCATCTATGCGCCGATCGACGCCAAGGCGTTCCTCGTCGCCAGCCCCAATGCCTATGACCCCGCCGACGTGGCGGACTCACAGGCCGCGCTCGTCAAGCTGATCGGCGCGGCGAAGCGCGAGATAAGGGTCGAGGTGATGGAATATTCGGCCAACGCCTTCGGCGGCGGCACCTACACCGTGATCGACGACGCGCTGCGCGCTGCGGCCGAACGCGGGGTGAAGGTACAGCTGCTCGTCGCCGACTGGACGATGTGGCCGAACAACCTGCCCAGCCTCGAACGGCTCGACAATCTGCCGACCGCCGAGGTGCGGGTCGCGTCGATCCCGCAGGCATCGACCGGCTTCATCCCCTTCACGCGCGTCGTCCACACCAAGGTGATGACGATCGACGACGAGATCGCATGGGTCGGCACGAGCAACTGGGAAGGCGGCTATCTCGATAATTCGCGCAACCTCGAGATCGTGCTGCGCGATCGGACAATGGCGAAGCGGCTCGGCGCAATGGAGACCCGTTTGTGGGATTCCCCCTACGCCAAGCCCTTCGCGCAAGCGAAGCTGATCCCGCGGCCAAATACCAAGGAAGCGGCCGCGGCGGCGAACTGA
- a CDS encoding isoaspartyl peptidase/L-asparaginase family protein: MTADRSITSQWSAPDAGWTLVVHGGAGQIRRDTLDPAVDVAVRAALNAALAAGSAILSGGGSALDAVEAAVRVLEDDPNFNAGRGAVFTAEGVNELDAAIMDGSNRDAGAVSAVTHSRHPVTLARAVMEKSPHAMLTGAGADRFGAEHDIEQAPPAWFHTDERWRQYEELRAGGRFDADLKYGTVGAVARDAEGHLAAATSTGGLTGKRWNRIGDSPVIGAGTWADDRGAAISCTGSGEHFIRVGAGHEVSSRVRLAGEALGAAAVATIGEIGALGGTGGIIAVGHDGAGGWCFNSAGMYRGRVAAGGEPQVALYGDE; this comes from the coding sequence GTGACGGCAGATCGCAGCATCACATCGCAATGGAGCGCCCCGGATGCGGGCTGGACGCTCGTGGTTCATGGCGGCGCCGGGCAGATCAGGCGCGACACGCTCGACCCGGCGGTCGACGTCGCAGTGCGCGCGGCGCTGAATGCCGCGCTGGCGGCGGGATCGGCGATCCTGTCGGGCGGCGGCAGCGCGCTCGACGCGGTCGAGGCTGCGGTGCGTGTGCTGGAGGATGATCCCAATTTCAACGCCGGGCGCGGCGCGGTGTTCACCGCCGAAGGCGTCAACGAACTCGATGCCGCGATCATGGACGGCAGCAATCGCGATGCGGGCGCGGTGAGCGCGGTGACGCACAGCCGCCACCCGGTCACGCTGGCGCGTGCGGTGATGGAGAAAAGCCCGCATGCGATGCTGACCGGCGCGGGCGCCGATCGTTTCGGGGCGGAACATGACATCGAACAGGCGCCGCCCGCCTGGTTCCACACCGACGAACGCTGGCGCCAATATGAGGAACTGCGCGCGGGCGGGCGCTTCGATGCCGATCTGAAATATGGGACGGTGGGTGCTGTGGCGCGCGACGCTGAGGGCCATCTGGCGGCGGCGACCTCGACCGGGGGGCTGACCGGCAAGCGCTGGAACCGGATCGGCGATTCGCCGGTGATCGGAGCCGGCACCTGGGCCGACGATCGCGGTGCCGCCATCTCCTGCACTGGCTCCGGCGAGCATTTCATTCGCGTGGGGGCAGGCCATGAGGTGTCGAGCCGGGTGCGGCTGGCGGGCGAGGCGCTGGGCGCGGCCGCGGTCGCGACGATCGGGGAGATCGGCGCGCTCGGCGGCACCGGCGGGATCATCGCGGTTGGTCATGATGGTGCTGGCGGCTGGTGCTTCAACAGCGCCGGCATGTATCGCGGCCGCGTGGCGGCGGGCGGCGAACCGCAGGTCGCACTCTACGGGGATGAGTGA
- the ispG gene encoding flavodoxin-dependent (E)-4-hydroxy-3-methylbut-2-enyl-diphosphate synthase, translating to MSVRPWRDIARRQSRQIMVGNVAVGGGAPVTVQTMTNTPTDDVKATIDQIRRCEDAGADIIRVSCPDEASTAALKQIVRAARVPIVADIHFHYKRALEAADAGAACLRINPGNIGSEARVAEVVRAAKANGCAIRIGVNAGSLEKDLLEKYGEPCPEALVESALDHIKLLQDQDFHEYKVAVKASDVFLAVSAYMGLAEAVDCPLHLGITEAGGLIGGTVKSAIGIGNLLWAGIGDTIRVSLSAEPEEEVRVGFEILKALGIRNRGVRVVSCPSCARQGFDVIRTVQTLEERLQHIRVPLSLSVLGCVVNGPGEARETDIGLTGGGNGKHMVYLSGVTDHTVQDEGMVDHIVKLVEAKAAEIEAAEAAASAAQAAE from the coding sequence ATGTCGGTTCGTCCCTGGCGCGATATTGCGCGCCGCCAGTCGCGTCAGATCATGGTGGGCAATGTCGCTGTCGGCGGCGGCGCGCCCGTCACCGTCCAGACGATGACCAACACCCCTACCGACGACGTCAAAGCGACGATCGACCAGATCCGCCGGTGCGAGGATGCGGGCGCCGACATCATCCGCGTCTCCTGCCCCGACGAGGCATCGACCGCCGCGCTCAAGCAGATCGTGCGCGCCGCGCGCGTGCCGATCGTCGCCGACATCCACTTCCATTATAAACGCGCGCTGGAAGCCGCCGATGCCGGTGCTGCCTGCCTGCGCATCAACCCCGGCAATATCGGGTCCGAAGCGCGCGTGGCCGAAGTCGTCCGCGCCGCCAAGGCGAACGGCTGTGCGATCCGCATCGGCGTCAATGCCGGCAGCCTCGAAAAGGATTTGCTCGAAAAATATGGCGAGCCGTGCCCCGAGGCGCTCGTCGAAAGCGCGCTCGACCATATCAAGCTGCTGCAGGATCAGGATTTCCACGAATATAAGGTCGCAGTGAAGGCGTCGGACGTCTTCCTTGCCGTCTCGGCCTATATGGGCCTGGCCGAAGCGGTCGATTGCCCGCTGCATCTGGGTATCACCGAGGCGGGCGGGCTGATCGGCGGCACGGTCAAGTCGGCGATCGGCATCGGCAACCTGTTGTGGGCGGGGATCGGCGACACGATCCGCGTCTCGCTCTCGGCCGAGCCGGAAGAGGAAGTCCGCGTGGGCTTCGAAATACTGAAGGCATTGGGCATCCGCAATCGCGGCGTCCGCGTCGTCTCCTGCCCCAGCTGCGCGCGGCAGGGCTTCGACGTGATCCGCACCGTCCAGACGCTCGAGGAACGGCTCCAGCATATCCGCGTCCCGCTCTCGCTCTCGGTGCTCGGCTGCGTCGTCAACGGCCCCGGCGAAGCGCGCGAAACCGACATCGGCCTGACCGGTGGCGGCAATGGCAAGCACATGGTCTATCTGTCCGGCGTCACCGATCACACGGTACAGGACGAAGGCATGGTCGACCATATCGTCAAGCTGGTCGAAGCCAAGGCGGCGGAGATTGAAGCGGCCGAAGCGGCAGCGAGCGCGGCCCAGGCGGCGGAGTGA
- a CDS encoding DMT family transporter encodes MRQTPTIIAFAVACLGIAVFSSMDAVVKHLSLAIGTYNTLLWRSLAGVPMTLSPWLLRRPTWPQGKVLRIHIERGLVAALMAVLFFWGLARTPMAQAIALTFISPLIAQGLAVVLLKERLRRGAMLGSALALVGVIVILSGQAMKAMDAEAALGAVAVVLSAVAYAYNIILMRRQSQVADAYEVAFFQNGIVAIVLACAMPWMAELPPAPHWPAIIAAAALASFSLFLLSWAYARAEASYLAPVEFTAFVWASLWGFVVFGEHVRLTTVAGAALIIGGCLIAARSPANLPERDILP; translated from the coding sequence ATGAGGCAAACGCCCACCATCATCGCCTTCGCGGTCGCCTGTCTCGGCATCGCGGTCTTTTCGTCGATGGATGCGGTGGTGAAGCACCTCAGCCTCGCTATCGGTACCTACAATACCTTGCTGTGGCGCAGTCTGGCCGGCGTACCGATGACGCTCAGCCCCTGGCTGCTGCGCCGACCGACATGGCCGCAGGGGAAGGTGCTGCGCATCCATATCGAGCGCGGGCTGGTCGCCGCGTTGATGGCGGTGCTGTTCTTCTGGGGGCTGGCGCGCACGCCGATGGCGCAGGCGATCGCCTTGACCTTCATCTCGCCGCTGATCGCGCAGGGGCTGGCCGTCGTGCTGCTCAAGGAAAGGCTGCGGCGCGGGGCGATGCTCGGTTCGGCCCTCGCGCTCGTCGGCGTGATCGTGATCCTGTCCGGGCAGGCGATGAAGGCGATGGATGCCGAGGCGGCGCTCGGCGCCGTTGCCGTCGTGCTGTCGGCGGTGGCCTATGCCTATAACATCATCCTGATGCGGCGGCAGTCGCAGGTGGCCGACGCTTACGAAGTCGCCTTTTTCCAGAACGGCATCGTCGCGATCGTGCTGGCCTGCGCGATGCCGTGGATGGCCGAACTGCCGCCCGCGCCGCACTGGCCCGCGATCATCGCCGCCGCCGCGCTCGCCAGCTTTTCGCTGTTCCTGCTCAGTTGGGCCTATGCCCGTGCCGAGGCGAGCTATCTCGCGCCTGTCGAGTTCACCGCCTTCGTCTGGGCAAGCCTGTGGGGATTTGTCGTGTTCGGCGAGCATGTGCGGCTGACCACGGTTGCGGGCGCCGCCTTGATCATCGGCGGCTGCCTGATCGCCGCACGGTCGCCCGCCAATCTGCCCGAAAGAGACATACTGCCATGA
- a CDS encoding GNAT family N-acetyltransferase, whose translation MTLIIRPAHPGDEGDILRLIHALADYENEPDAVEATEEGLAAHFFGPDPKVFAHVAEQDGHVVGIAVWFFNFSTWTGRHGIYLEDLFVDPAARGGGIARKLFEAMAAEAEVRNCARIDWQVLDWNELGKGLYRRLGARHKAGWEPWRIDGDALTALLTPN comes from the coding sequence ATGACCTTGATCATCCGCCCCGCGCATCCCGGCGACGAGGGCGACATCCTGCGCCTGATCCATGCGCTCGCCGATTATGAGAATGAGCCCGATGCGGTGGAAGCGACCGAGGAGGGGTTGGCCGCGCATTTCTTCGGCCCCGATCCAAAAGTGTTCGCGCATGTCGCCGAACAGGACGGACATGTCGTCGGCATTGCGGTGTGGTTCTTCAACTTCTCCACCTGGACCGGGCGGCACGGAATCTATCTGGAGGATTTGTTCGTCGATCCCGCGGCGCGGGGCGGCGGGATCGCGCGCAAGCTGTTCGAAGCGATGGCGGCCGAGGCCGAGGTGCGGAATTGCGCGCGGATCGACTGGCAGGTGCTCGACTGGAACGAGCTGGGCAAAGGCCTCTACCGCCGCCTCGGCGCGCGGCACAAGGCGGGGTGGGAGCCGTGGCGGATCGACGGCGACGCGCTCACCGCTTTGCTAACGCCCAACTAA
- a CDS encoding hemerythrin domain-containing protein: MSRTANLRRQHDAAVIIVGEINNLLLARPGIEARDGAFQASLLLAKLTGLLRIHFAQEDRQLYPSLMASGRGGVAEIARRFFEEMGDLGQAYGAFAQRWESATQILNDPRGFRRESKVIFTALADRITRENEQLYPHADAAIDTDASLRAA, from the coding sequence ATGAGCCGCACTGCCAATTTGCGCCGCCAGCACGATGCCGCCGTCATCATCGTCGGGGAGATCAACAACCTTCTGCTGGCGCGGCCCGGCATCGAAGCGCGCGACGGCGCCTTTCAGGCGAGCCTGCTTCTCGCCAAGTTGACCGGCCTGCTCCGCATCCACTTCGCGCAGGAGGACCGGCAGCTCTATCCGTCGCTGATGGCGTCGGGCCGCGGCGGCGTCGCCGAAATCGCGCGCCGTTTCTTCGAAGAGATGGGCGATCTGGGCCAGGCCTATGGCGCCTTCGCCCAGCGCTGGGAGTCCGCGACGCAGATTCTGAACGATCCCCGTGGCTTCCGTCGCGAATCGAAGGTGATTTTCACCGCGCTTGCCGACCGAATCACCCGCGAGAATGAGCAGCTCTATCCGCATGCCGACGCCGCAATCGATACCGATGCTTCGTTGCGTGCCGCATAA
- a CDS encoding helix-turn-helix domain-containing protein, which yields MITDPVSKLTEGQRACLRRVLLHMSSKDIARELDISPHTVDQRLRVAIQTLGVSSRFEAARLLAQHERPDLYQAPVYQTPHIAPNPRHPIMGSSGSHEDRRYGQPYGADQLREEQVAFRATPWHFAPPLRLPMPMVGGDRNDLGTLPRVAWIGGIAIGTALSFGALIAGLDALSRLL from the coding sequence ATGATCACCGACCCAGTCTCAAAATTGACCGAGGGTCAGCGCGCCTGTTTACGGCGTGTGCTGCTCCATATGTCGTCCAAGGACATTGCGCGCGAGCTCGATATCTCTCCGCACACGGTCGATCAGCGGCTTCGCGTCGCAATCCAGACGCTGGGCGTCAGCAGCCGGTTCGAAGCGGCCCGCCTGCTCGCGCAACACGAGCGCCCCGATCTATATCAAGCGCCCGTATATCAAACACCGCACATTGCTCCCAACCCCCGTCATCCCATCATGGGCTCGTCGGGCAGTCATGAGGATCGACGCTATGGCCAGCCTTACGGAGCAGATCAGCTCCGTGAGGAACAGGTCGCCTTCCGGGCGACCCCCTGGCACTTCGCGCCGCCCCTCCGGCTCCCGATGCCGATGGTGGGAGGAGACAGGAATGATCTCGGCACCTTGCCGAGGGTTGCATGGATCGGTGGCATCGCCATCGGAACCGCGCTCTCGTTTGGAGCCCTGATCGCCGGTCTCGATGCGCTCTCGCGGTTGCTCTAG
- a CDS encoding JAB domain-containing protein, with amino-acid sequence MGLSDAGGLGDWGSGEPFQGDAQGRALLESLLQPFGWCRAETLSAQLIEEFGSLPSIFAAGPDALTAAVPDEPGIAGFLMIVRSTMLHCLRTQARRGPVFSTSEALIDYLKLSMAYDPAEHLRVLFLNASNCLLRDEVMGKGSVTQAPIYPREIMKRALELGSTALILVHNHPSGDPLPSRGDVEATERIVAAASVLDIAIHDHLVISRNGWTSFRERGLL; translated from the coding sequence CTGGGCCTATCCGATGCTGGTGGCCTTGGCGATTGGGGTTCGGGAGAACCGTTCCAGGGCGATGCACAGGGGCGTGCGCTTCTAGAGTCTCTTCTCCAGCCCTTCGGCTGGTGTCGGGCGGAGACGCTTTCGGCGCAGCTGATCGAAGAATTCGGTTCGCTCCCGTCGATCTTCGCCGCCGGCCCCGACGCCCTGACCGCCGCCGTGCCAGACGAGCCGGGAATCGCCGGCTTCCTGATGATCGTGCGATCGACCATGCTCCATTGCCTGCGCACCCAGGCGCGGCGCGGCCCGGTCTTCTCCACGTCCGAGGCGCTGATCGACTATCTCAAGCTCAGCATGGCCTATGACCCGGCCGAGCATCTGCGCGTCCTGTTCCTCAACGCCTCGAACTGCCTGCTGCGCGACGAGGTGATGGGCAAGGGTTCGGTCACGCAGGCGCCGATCTACCCGCGCGAGATCATGAAGCGCGCGCTGGAACTCGGATCGACCGCGTTGATCCTGGTCCACAATCATCCGTCGGGCGATCCGCTGCCGAGCCGGGGCGACGTCGAGGCGACCGAGCGCATCGTCGCCGCCGCCTCCGTGCTCGACATCGCGATCCACGACCATCTGGTCATCTCGCGCAACGGCTGGACCAGTTTCCGGGAGCGCGGGCTGCTCTGA